CCCGACCTTGCTGTGCTTCGTCATCGCCCCTCCCGGTGGGCCTGTCTCGGGGCTGCGGTCCGCGCGGGACGCGCAGGGGCTTGAGGGGACGCTCTGCCCGGGCCCGGAGCCAGAGCGGTGGAACAGCGGTGACCCGGGCCCCGGTGCGGGTCGCCGGACGGTACGGGATGCCGCGGCCCGTCCGGACGACACCGCCGGTGCTCACGGTTTCACATGGCGTGCTTGATCTCGATGTGCTTGGGTTCCGGCTTCTCCTCGCCCAGACCCACACTCACCGTGAGCATGCCGTCCGTGTACTCGGCGCGGACGTCGCCCTCGTCGGCGCTCTTCGGCAGAGCGAGAGCGCGGGTGATCGATCCGTACCTGATCTCACTGCGGTGTTTGTCCACCTCGCGCTCGGTACGTTCGGCCTTGATGGTGAGGATGCCGTCCTCCACGGTCACGTCCAGATCCTTCACCTCGATGCCCGGGAGCTCCGCGCGGATGACGTACCTGTCGCCCTCCGTGTACTCCTCGATCCTCATGGTGTGCAGATCGGCCATGGCCGGCATGCTGAACCGGGCGGGGAAGTCCTCGAACCAGTCCGGCAGATCGGGGAACGGGAACCTCTGCTTGCGTGCGAGTACAGCCATGATCCGGCCTCCTCGGTCTTGCGGTTACGACACGACCAGTCAACCGCCGCCGCGCCCGGCACGCAGGGGCCGAACAGCCCGTAGCGGGGCCCGATGGTCCCAGCGGACCGTTCCGCCGGGACGAACAGCTCGCCGGACTGGGCCGGACGGTCCTCGTCCCGAGCCCTCACTTTGCGTAACGTGCAGATGCCGGCATCGTCCGGCGGGGCCGGTACTCGCTCGCAAGCGGCTGGAGGAGCCATGACGTCCGACGGCGGAGCACTTCCGATCATGTACGGCGTGGACGCGGCACAGCCCGCCGAGGCCGCTCTGGACTGGGCCGCCGACGAAGCCGCGCGCCGCGGAGCGCGTCTCCATCTCGTGCACGCCGTGCTGCCGGTGACCCACCACGTCCGGGGCGTCGAGGAGACGGCGCATCACAAGGCCATGCACACGCTCGGTGAGGAAGCGCTCGACAAGGCGGCCGCGCGAGCCCGGGAGCGCCATCCGCAGCTCGATGTCACGGTGTCCGCGGAGCCGGGCAACCCGGCAGCGGTCCTGGTACGGAAGTCCGGGCACGCGCAGTCGGTCGTTCTGGGGTCACGGCATCTGGGCCGCCTGGCCCAGCTGCTCAGCGCGGCCTCGACGGTCGTTCCGGTGAGCGCCCACGCCGCCTGCCCGGTGGTGGTGGTGCCGGAAGGCGAGCGCACGGTGGAGGAGCCGCCCCGTGTCGTCGTGGGGGTGGACGACAGCGAGTCGGCCGACGCCGCGGTGGACTACGCCTGCGGGGTCGCGGCGCGGTCCGGTGCCTCGGTGCACGCGGTGTGGGCCTGGCAGCGGCCGCGATTCGGCTTCTGGGACGAGGAGGCCGCGATGGAGGCGTGTGAACGCCACCTGTACGCGGCGACCGAGAGGCGGTCCGCCACGTGGGCCGACGTCCCCCTGAGCCGTGAGGTACTGCCCGGGCACCCGGTCGACGTACTGGCCGGCGTCGCCGAGCGCGCGCTGGCCCTCGTCGTCGGACGCCGGGGACGTGAGGGCTTCGCCGGCATGCGGCTCGGCTCCGTCCCGCACGGCCTGCTGCACCAGGCCTCCTGCCCGGTGGTGATCGTGCCTCCCGCCCGGCCGGTGTGACGGAGCCGGGACGCGAGGGGCGGTGTGACCGGCAGGCCGGATGGGGCCGTTCGGCCCGGCGCGTCGGCCCGGTCGGTCCTGTTGCCGGGCCGGGACGACTGCTTTCCTGAAGATGACGGGAGGGGCCCGCGAGGGACGCGGGGGAGCGGTGGAAAGTGGCCGACACACCATCGTGCACCGCGCAATCAGGATCCGCGAGAAGCGGATGGGCCCCTCCCGCCCATGCGCGCCGCGGCCGCCGGACCGGTCCTGGAACGTCGCCCCTGCGGGGCGGCGACGAACTCGGGGCGTGGCGGCGGCGAACGGCCACTCGAGCCCGACGGACTTCTCGGTGTGGGGCACTCCCGGGCACGGGGCCGACGAGCCGCACACGGCCGCGAGACGCGGTCGCGCCGAGGTCTGACGGGGCCGAACGGCCCCTGCCCGCCCGGTCCTCGCGCGGTCGAGCGGATCAGACGGGTCCCGGCGTCCGTACGATGTCCAGTTCCAGGAAGTGCGCCGAGCACGAGATGCACGGATCGTGGTTGCGGACGGCACGTTCGCACAGCCGGGTGAGTTCGTCCTCGGAGTCCTCACCGCGGTCCAGCCCGGCCTGGACCAGCCGGCGCAGGTCCTCCTCGATGGCGCCCTGGTTCTGGGCGGTCGGCGGCACGATGCGGGCGTCGGTGACGCGTCCCTCGCCGTCGAGGGCGTAGCGGTGGTAGAGCAGCCCGCGCGGGGCCTCCGTCGCACCGTGCCCGATACCGGCCCGGGCAGGCGCCTCCACGTACGGCCGGGCGGGCCGCTCGTACACCGAGATGATCCGGAGCGCCTCCTCCACGGCGTAGAGGACCTCCACGGCGCGGACGAGGATGCTCCGGTACGGGTTCCTGCAGACCTCGCCCGGCCGGCCGTCCTCCGTCTCCGACGTCAGCGGGGGAGCGCCCAGCCCGGCTTCGCGTGCTGCTTCGAGGGCCGTCGGGGAGAGCAGGTGGCCGTTGAGCGCGTAGCGGGCGAGGGAGCCGGTGAGGTGTCTGCGGCCGTCCAGCCGGGAGTGGAGGGCCGTGGAGTGGGGGACCTGTTCCTCGGTGACGTGCTCGGAGAAGTCGCCCAGCGGGAAGCCGCGTCGCGGGAGCGCGCGGTCGTAGGGGAGGACGGCCGGGGTCCCGGACTCGATCGCGTAGGTGCCCGGCTCGGTGAGGGCGAGCAGGTCGGCGTCGCACTCCGCGTCGGGGAAGTCGAAGCCGGCGACCCAGCGCAAGGTGTCCCGGGCGTCGTCGAGGGCGGTACGCAGCCGTTCGGCGAGGGGACGGAGTTCGGCGCGGGTCGGGGTGCGGTGGAAGCCTCCGAGGCGGACGTTGACGGGGTGGATCGCGCGTCCCCCGAGCAGTTCGACGACGGCGTTGCCCGTCTGCTTGAGGCGCAGCCCGCGCTCGACATGGGCCGGGTGGAAGCGGGACATGCCGATCACGTCGTCGTGGCCGAGGAAGTCCGGGGCGTGCAGGAGGTGGATGTGCAGCGTCTGGCTCTCGATCCACTCGCCGCAGTACAGCAGGCGGCGCAGGGCGGCGAGCTGCCCGTCGACCACGACGCCGCAGACGTCCTCGAGCGCCCGGCAGGCGCTCAGCTGGTAGGCGATGGGGCAGATCCCGCAGATGCGCGAGGTGAGGTCGGGGGGTTCGGTATGGGACCTGCCGCGCAGGAAGGCCTCGAAGAACCGCGGGGCCTCGTAGATGTTCAGCCGGGCCTCCTCGACGGTGCCCTCGTGGACGCGCAGGTGCAGAGCGGTCTCCCCCTCGACCCGGCTGAGAGCGGGGACGCGCAGTACCTGGGACCGGGTCGCCGGGTCGTTCATCCGGGTCCTTCCTCCTCCACGGCGGTGAAGGCGGTGACGTTGAACGTGTGCAGGAACCTGTCGATGTCCTCGTCGCCCATCCCGTCACGGTGCATCAGGGGGACCAGCGCGGGGAGGTTGGTCGTGCCGGCCGGGCCGAAGCAGCCGTAGCAGCCCCGTCCGTACGTCGGGCACAGGGCGCCGCACCCGGCGTGGGTGACCGGGCCGAGGCAGGGCGTGCCGTGGGCGACGGTGACGCAGACGTTGCCGCGCCGCTTGCAGGCGAAGCAGACGGCGTGGTTCGGGATGCCGGGCTTCCGTCCGGCGAGGAAGGCCGTGATGACCTCCACCAGCTGCCCGCGGTCGATGGGGCAGCCGCGCAGCTCGAAGTCGACCGGTACGTGCGCGGAGATCGGTGTGGAGGTGGCGAGGGTCTCGATGTAGTCGGGCCGGGCGTAGACCGCCGCCAGGTACTCCCCGACGTCCGCGTAGTTGCGCAGCGCCTGGACGCCGC
The genomic region above belongs to Streptomyces marianii and contains:
- a CDS encoding Hsp20/alpha crystallin family protein; this encodes MAVLARKQRFPFPDLPDWFEDFPARFSMPAMADLHTMRIEEYTEGDRYVIRAELPGIEVKDLDVTVEDGILTIKAERTEREVDKHRSEIRYGSITRALALPKSADEGDVRAEYTDGMLTVSVGLGEEKPEPKHIEIKHAM
- a CDS encoding universal stress protein, whose amino-acid sequence is MTSDGGALPIMYGVDAAQPAEAALDWAADEAARRGARLHLVHAVLPVTHHVRGVEETAHHKAMHTLGEEALDKAAARARERHPQLDVTVSAEPGNPAAVLVRKSGHAQSVVLGSRHLGRLAQLLSAASTVVPVSAHAACPVVVVPEGERTVEEPPRVVVGVDDSESADAAVDYACGVAARSGASVHAVWAWQRPRFGFWDEEAAMEACERHLYAATERRSATWADVPLSREVLPGHPVDVLAGVAERALALVVGRRGREGFAGMRLGSVPHGLLHQASCPVVIVPPARPV
- a CDS encoding Ni/Fe hydrogenase subunit alpha, whose amino-acid sequence is MNDPATRSQVLRVPALSRVEGETALHLRVHEGTVEEARLNIYEAPRFFEAFLRGRSHTEPPDLTSRICGICPIAYQLSACRALEDVCGVVVDGQLAALRRLLYCGEWIESQTLHIHLLHAPDFLGHDDVIGMSRFHPAHVERGLRLKQTGNAVVELLGGRAIHPVNVRLGGFHRTPTRAELRPLAERLRTALDDARDTLRWVAGFDFPDAECDADLLALTEPGTYAIESGTPAVLPYDRALPRRGFPLGDFSEHVTEEQVPHSTALHSRLDGRRHLTGSLARYALNGHLLSPTALEAAREAGLGAPPLTSETEDGRPGEVCRNPYRSILVRAVEVLYAVEEALRIISVYERPARPYVEAPARAGIGHGATEAPRGLLYHRYALDGEGRVTDARIVPPTAQNQGAIEEDLRRLVQAGLDRGEDSEDELTRLCERAVRNHDPCISCSAHFLELDIVRTPGPV
- a CDS encoding NADH-quinone oxidoreductase subunit B family protein; translation: MSVPTTSRPPSRPRLGVFKFASCDGCQLTLLDCEDELLGIADALEIAHFLEASGDPAPGPYDLSLVEGSVSTPEHVERLRRIRAESRHLVTIGACATAGGVQALRNYADVGEYLAAVYARPDYIETLATSTPISAHVPVDFELRGCPIDRGQLVEVITAFLAGRKPGIPNHAVCFACKRRGNVCVTVAHGTPCLGPVTHAGCGALCPTYGRGCYGCFGPAGTTNLPALVPLMHRDGMGDEDIDRFLHTFNVTAFTAVEEEGPG